CTCCTTTAATAAAAGCTGCTCCTGTCCGTACGCTCCTAAATCCCCCTGATATACCACAGCGGAAATGCTCACCAAAAAAATTCCCAGGAATGCGATAAATACTTTCATAGTTTACCCACCAGTCTTACTTCTATTCTCCCTACAGCACCATCCGGCCTCTTTTGCTTTTAACCCCGTTTATACCTTTTCACTTGCCGTATAGCTTTCGATGATGTAGTCATAGCTGTTGTCTTCTTCAGAGATACCATAAATCTGGTGAGCAGCCATCAGCTCCTGAATCTGTACCGTAACCTTATAATGAATCAGCCGATTTTCCCCGCTGGCGTAGCGGTATTTCACCTTTTCTTCCGCCTCAATATCAATATGTTCCTCTGGTATGCCTGTAAGCCTGATTATATCCTCCTTCAGCTTGTCCTTTATAGCTTCCGTAAAACAGCCTTGCTGTTTCGCTTCTTCCTTGGCCGCATAGACGGAAGCCTGAATGATGGAGGTCACTTGGCTGTTTTTTTGGTCCAGCCCCATCTGCATCATAAAGAGGAGCAATATGGGCAGCACACCCATCATCACAATAAACTGTTTCATTTGCTATCACTTTCTCTATCCCGCTTTATTTGTCTCATCCCATTTCGTTCTGCTTCCCTTCGCCACGCTCTCATTCAGGCTATGGCGTATAGGTCCTTACAGCAATCCCTTGCTCCCATATATATTCCAGCGAAGTGTGAATACTGTCTGGCCCATTTCCTGCTATCATATTAAAAATATAAATTCCCAGCATGACCATACTGATTAAAACCAAATACTGTTTCATCCCTAAGCCGCTTTCACAGAAGCCGCTACAGATAGAGCCATACTATTAGAGATTTCTGTAATGGCCTTGCTAGTCTTCGATCCGATGCCTTCCACATCCTTCTGAAAGCCCATGACAATGCCTGCAATAAAAATTCCCAGGGCGATAAATGCTGCTAAGACAATAATTTGCTTCATCCTGCTTCTCCTTTCTGCTTCTATGAGCATGTCCAACTGCTTGGGTCCCTCTCTTAAAAAAGCATCTGCAATATTTCCTTTTGATTGATAAAATACCCTACATAGATAAAATTTATAAAGATTAAGACCACGTTAATGATAACCGGGAAATACAACAAATCACTGATAATCTCATCCCGCCTTCGCTGCTGAGTCATGCGAATTTCTTTAATGCTTCGCTGGTGAGACAACAAAACCTCCGACAACTCCATCGGGTCCATCTCATCCCATCGCAGAAGCAAACCAGCAAACTCCTTGCCGATTGGCGTCTCCAGATAGTCCGCCATAACCTGCTGGGCCGCTCCCCGTCGATTTAGCCGCAACAAACTCAGCATGCGGATGTAACAAGCCTGCAAAACGCCTTCCCGCTCCGCCAGCTGCTCCAGGATGAAATCTGTGCTTACCTGCTTTCCCCTGTCGATGGAAATGACATTTCTCAGAAAGGATATGCCTTCGTAAATCTCTTTGTCTACCAGCTGACGCTTCCGTTGTTTGTCCCAGCTTTCCAGCCGACTGCGCAATCTTTTCCCCCAGCTCTGAACCGGCTCTTCCAGCCAACGGAGTGCCCCTCTCCGCAAATAATCTGCCTCTCGCTTACAGAGCAAATAACTCCCTGTGCAGATTAAGCCAATAGCTCCTACATGCATCCCATATTCCATCACATTCCCTCCCTTATGCCTTTTTCTTTCCTCGTTAATAATCAAACTTCTGCCTACTGACAATCTCCATAACAGCAATATTCATCAGAAACATCACCCCGCTGACCATAAAAAACAAGATGCCTTCTTTCGTAAACAACTGGTTGACAATATATTCCTTTAGGCTCATACCGATGTATTTTACAGATATAATTACAGTAAACACGTATAGGAGCGGAATCATATATACTACAATACGAATTGCTTCTGAATTCAATCTCTTTCGCTCCTCAAAAATAGCTCTAGCATCTCGAAGCTGTACCAGAATATCCTCAATAGCTACAGATACATTGAGGCCCCTTTCGGCAGCCAGCCGGATGTTATAAGCAAACATCCGACACCAGTTGGTGTTGATTACATCGGCAAATTTCCTCACTGCCAGGCGAATGTCTTGCTGATTGCCAGCGTTTCGCAGTTCCAAAAGCATCTTTAACACAAAGGGATTGCTGACTTTCGTATTCTTGCTCTCCTGTAGAAGCTTTTCTAATGCTTCATAAACGTTAAAATTGACAATTCGATACTGATTTAGAAAGTTGCTGACCAACATTTCCCCTTCAAAGCTGCTTCGCCTGCGAATGCCCTCAAAACGTATGCGCAAAATCAGATAGGGTGTAACCGCCATAATCGCTCCCAAAACCACTGCACTGTGCAGCGACAGGTTCCGGCTGGCCACCAAACCTACGGAGATGAAAACCAGAACCATTACCATTAGCAGGTAGCTCCCTTTTACATGTAACGTTGTTCTGGCGATACAGTCCAAATGCCGTTCAAGAAGTGAGACTTCTCGCAGCTGCCGCCGTCTTTCTCGAAGGCGGTGCCGAGTCCGCACTTTAGCCGCCCAGTGAACAAAGTCCTCCTGGTAAACCAATAGGCTACCGGTGAGAAAAATTAGATATATCATCACCTCAATGGAGATGTTTATCACCGTTTTCATCGATGTTCTCCTTTCCACCGAAGAGCTCCTCCAGCTTCTCCGGTTTATCTTCTTTCAGAGGAGACTTCGCTGCCAGCTCCTGCAACGTTTCTGCAAACCGCTGAAAGCTCACCCAATCTTCTTCTTTTCCCGCCAGCTCTTTCTCTCGGCTAATTCGATAACGCCAGTTCCAACTGTCCTGCATTGGATCATACCGACAAATAGGGAAGATGACAATGCGATCTCCTGCTTTGTCAAAAGATATTTCATAGATGCCGGTCAGCCGCTTCTGCCCCTTATCCCTCATCTGAGCAAAATGCAGAATGTAGTCAAAACTATCCGCTGTCCTTCTGGCGATTAACTCCATGCTGCCCCCCAAGCTCAGCACAATCTCCGCAGCCACATCGTAAGGAAAATTCAAGGGATTCCGCTGATGAAAGGTGATTTTCAACCGCCTAGTTCCCTTGCTGGCAATCCGGAGCACTGTATCTAAGGCCAAGCCGTCTCTGGCCTCTGCCATAATCAGATAGTCTGCATCACTTCGCAGCAGGTGTTTAACCACACTTTTCATCTTATCGTCCTTGGCCAAAATCTGCACGACGGGAGCGTTTGGTATCAGTTTGTGCAGACTGATCTCCGGGTCTGTCTCCAGCATGACTCCCTCCAAATTTTGGTCTTCATAGCTTTGGAGGGTGGCCAGAAAGGATGTTTTTCCGCTTTTCATGGCTCCAGTTACGGCTGTAGAATAACCTAGCCGCACCATCTCCTTAAAAAGGGGAATGCTGTTCCAAGGAATCGTTCCCCGTCTGGCCTGCTCCTCAAAAGTATATTCTGGGATAATATAACGCCGAAATATAATTACATCCTGTCCCGGCTTAACGGAGCTCCCCCGAAATACAGTGATTCTAGTTCCATCCAGGGTATAGAGTTCATGGAAATCCTTATCTAGCCGTTCCTCCGGAGTCAGGAGCAGAAACGCCCGTACCAACTGTTCCCGCCGCTCCTGAGAGATAGTCTGTGGCTTTAATACCATCCCCCCTTCCTCTTGAAAGTATATGCGCTCCCCAATTACCTTGCAGGAACTGCTCTGCCCATAATCCTCGGAGAACCACGGAGCAATTCCTGCTAGTCCCCAGTTCTCATGGTAAATGGCTTCCTCCAATCCCCTATACCATTCTGGATAAATAGTGTCTTCAGCCCGGTGTTTCTTCACAAAGAGCCGAATTTTATTTTTAAAGAACATGACTTCCTTATGAAAGCCAATGATGGCGTTCTTTTGGATGGAAAGCATCCGCTGGATGTCCTTATCCTCTTCTTCCCATTCTTGCTGGAATTCCATGTTGACTAGCTTACACAAGGTTTCAAAGTTAAACAAGGTTCCTGACCCTTGCTCCTCCTGAGCAATGAAATGATCTAAATAAAATTTTTCCATAACTTACTCTTCCTTTGTCGTTTTATCGGAGGCAACCCTGCTTCCTGAGCCAAAGTACTCGCCAGGTTAGAAATATCCTCTTCATAGCAATCTGTACGAAAGTCCAGCAAGGTCTTGTGCTCCCGCTCTGCCTGACGCCCCCAGCTGCATAGTTGAACCCTGGCAAGCTTCTCCTTATCCAGAAAAAGTCGTTCTCCCACATATTTCAAAGTGTGAGGATCTTCTTCTATATACCTATTGACAATCCAGCCCTCAAAGCTGATCTGTACCTTTTCATACAAAGGCTTTAGCTGCTCATATCGGCTTAAGTTAGATTCCTGCTGAGTCAAAATCAAATATCGCTTGGCAGCAGAAAGTAATCCTCCCAAGGCTAAACCACTGTCCAAACAGCTTCCGGTATCTACTAGGACCAAATCAAAACTGCTTGCCGCAGCTTCTAACAGATAGCGGGCAGCCTCCGGAAAGTAATATCGCTCTTCCTGCTCGTTTTCCAACCCGCCCAGCACATATAGATTACCTTTGTACCGACAATCTCGGGCCAACTCCTTGCTGATTAGTAACTTACTTTCCATCTGAAGCTTGAAATTGTCGATGGTTCTAATCCCACCTTTCAAGTAGCTGTCACTCTTCCTACCGTTCAAAGCCATGAACAAAATGTTTAGCTTGCTGTTTTGCGCCGCCAACAGTTCCGCCACCGACTGCGTAATCATGGTCACCCCTGATTTGTGGTCTACTCCATGAAAGGCAAACAAATTCTTCATATAACGTTCTCTCCTTTTTGTACCAGTAAAAACTTCATGCCCTGGCCCTCTGCCAATTCCCACATCTGCCGATAAGTATCCAGTGAGGTAATAATCTCTACATGAGCGATTACTGAGCTGCTAAAATCCCTTTCTAGGATTTCCTGGCTGAAATTTTCCTCCGTGCCCACCACCTCCTGTTCATCAGCATCCTTCACATAAGCCACGTCAAAGGTTCCTAGAAAAAATTGGCCTTTGTTATCATAGATATCAATCTCATCCCCCTTTCTGAGAGAACTGCTCCTGCTGTCAATCCAGCTATCTTTTACGGCAAATATGGAGCGGTCTTCCAGCAAAACTTTGTCTCTGCGGGTAAACATACTTGGGACCACTTGAGCCAATTTGAGGATGTTCTGATTGGCCACATGTCCGTTTATCTTATAAAAGGTCTGGGGCGTTATAGCTCCCGGAATAGTGCTCTGGGGAATATTTTTAATCTCTAAAAAGTCCTTTTCCCTAACCACCGTTCCCTGTTTAATATTTTCCTTGGCTACCATGATGCTTTCCATGACCAGCTGCTCCCTGCCAGACCGCTCCCACCAGACCATAGCCAGTATGGCCAACACAATTAGGGTGATGCCTAACAGCGGTCTCATCATTTTCCATCTCATCTCATTCCCCCTCTTTCTTTTTACATTTTTTTACATATCATATTTTTATTATACCCATCCTTTTTTCTTTGTCAACCATTTTTTTACATTTATTGAAGTTTATGTTTTACGTTATTATATTTATAGAGACTACATTCCTTCCCGCCACAGAAAAGCTTATCATCCTGCCAAAAGACGGTCACCACTCTCCTAGAAAACAGGAAAAATCTCTTATAAACATTGACTTTTACCCCTTTTACCCATAAAATAAAATGGTTCGGCCTTTTAATCTCTGGCCGAAGCTTAATCATAGAATGGAGTTAATCATGAGTTTATTAATAGTAGAAAATGTATCTCACGGCTTTGGCGGTCGAACAATTCTAGAATCGGCCTCCTTCCGTTTGCTGAAGGGTGAACACGTGGGACTGATTGGCGCGAATGGCGAAGGCAAATCCACCTTTTTAAACATCATTATCGGCAATATCCAGCCTGACGAGGGCAAGGTCGAGTGGTCCAAGAACGTCACCGTAGGATACCTGGATCAGCATTCTTCCCTTAAAGCGGGTATGACCATCCGTGACGTGCTCCGGGATGCTTTTAAGCACATGTTTGAGCTAGAGCAAAAAATGCTGAGTCTATATGATCAGATGGCCGAAGAAAATGCGGATGTGGAGACCCTTATGGAAGATGCCGGGGAAATCCAGCAGATTTTAGATCATAGTGGTTTTTATATCATTGATGCCAAGATTAACGAAGTGGCCAGCGGTCTGGGCTTGACCTCCATTGGTCTGGAAAAGGATGTAGCCGAGCTTTCCGGAGGCCAGCGGACCAAGGTGCTGCTGACCAAGCTTTTACTGGAGGATCCTTCCATTCTCCTGCTGGACGAGCCGACCAACTACCTGGACTTTGAGCACATTGAATGGCTCAAACGCTATTTGCAGGAATATGAAAACGCTTTTATCCTTATCTCTCATGATGTAGAATTTTTAAATTCCGTGGTCAATGTAATTTACCACGTGAACAACGGTGAACTGAGCCGATATACCGGGGATTACAACAACTTTCTCCACATGCACGAAATCAAGCAGAAACAGCAGGAGCGTGCCTACGAACGCCAGCAGGCGGAAATTGAACGGATGGAGGATTTCATCGCCCGGAACAAAGCCAGGGTCGCTACTCGAGGGATGGCAAACAGCCGTCAAAAGATGCTGGATCGCATTGACGTGATTGAAAAGCCTCGAGAAAAGCCAAAACCGTCCTTCCAGTTCAAAGAAGCCAGAACCCCTAGCCGCTACTTGGTTCAGGCTAAAGATCTAATCATCGGCTATCAGGAGCCTTTGACCCGGCCTCTAAATTTTGAAATCGAACGAGGTATGAAGCTAGCCATCACCGGCACCAATGGTCTAGGCAAAACCACCCTGCTAAAAACCATCTTGGGAAAAATTAAATCTCTTGGGGGAGAGGTGGAATTAGGCGATTACTTGGCTCCTGGCTATTTTGAGCAGGAAGCAGGCCGAGACAGTGAAATCACTGCTCTAGACTATATCTGGGAGCGGTTCCCGTCCTATACCAACGGAGAAGTGCGTTCAGCCCTGGCCAAATGCGGACTGACCAATGAACACATCACCAGCCAGATGCGGGTGCTCAGCGGCGGAGAAAACGCTAAAGTCCGACTTTGCGAGCTCATGCAGAAGGAAGCCAACTGGCTGATTCTCGACGAGCCCACCAACCACCTGGATGTAGAGGCCAAAGACGAATTGAAGCGGGCTCTGATGGCCTACAAGGGTTCTATCCTGCTGGTATGCCACGAACCCCTGTTTTATGAAGACTGGGTGACTAACGTGTGGAACGTGGAAGACTGGACCTTAAAGATTGTATAAGATAGATCTATAACAGAAAATAACAGTTGCATAAAGAGAGCGGTCTTACAGGAAAAACCTGCAAGGCCGCTCTTTGCTTGTAATTTTATTGGTCCTTATGCTTTCTATTTATATATTTTCCCCATTTACCTCAACCTCCTTAACCTCTGCGGTATCCAGAGCACGCTCACACAAGATTTTCGGCGTGATGCTGCACTAAAATACAGGCCTGAAATATGGGACTACCAAGCTAAAGTATCCCGGTGCTGTGCACTCACACTCGTTCTCTCACTGAACTCCAGCATAAGTCCTAGATTCCATCGAAAAAATAATGAATTTTCATAGGTCTCTGGATACAGAATTATATCCCCTGTTTGGGTATCTTCATAAATTTTTTTCCTTGCCTTTTTCGGCGTATTGGCAAATAACCAGTTTTTACGTCCACTATCATAAGGTCGAATACTGTTTTCTGCTGAGTTATTGGATATGGAACATCACCCATCCAAAAGATAGTTTTCTAAGTACTGCTTCTGGTTTATGACATAGGCGACGGCTTTATTATTAAGTTCTTACTTTTAAAGCATAGCAGCAAAAAACTCTGTAATTTAAAGTCAATAGCGGTTTTCCTTTTTTACAGTTCTACCACTTGGGTATATTTTAAAGTACCTGATTTTTTAAAATATTTAAGTTCTAAAGAAACTCCTTTGGATTGTTTTGGGTAACAGATATTTGAAGCAGTAACTACTTTTGTATCAATACCATTTAAAAACTTGTGTTGCTCATGAACTATTTTCGATTGACTGTAATAAGGAGTAGCATATCCTTTTACGTACTCACCTACCTTTAAAGGCGCACTTTGCTTAACAGCTTGATAGGTTTTCTCTGTACCAAATGTATACCCTACCATTCCTTCAACAGTTTTTTTATAACCTGCTGTTATTGATCCAGTAAATTCATGTGCATAAGAAAAGGAGTGGCTTATAGAATCTATTTCGCCATCTCGTTGAGATGGTTTTCCTATATAAAAATTAATTGTTTTTCCATCTACCTGTGTGTAATTTAATTGAGGGTTTTTAAACACCCATTTGTAAGTATAAACATCTGACATCGGAGCTATAGCATCATTTGTGCTTATATTTGAGTCTGCAAAAGCCTGTGAACTCATTG
The genomic region above belongs to Aminipila butyrica and contains:
- a CDS encoding P-loop NTPase family protein, which produces MEKFYLDHFIAQEEQGSGTLFNFETLCKLVNMEFQQEWEEEDKDIQRMLSIQKNAIIGFHKEVMFFKNKIRLFVKKHRAEDTIYPEWYRGLEEAIYHENWGLAGIAPWFSEDYGQSSSCKVIGERIYFQEEGGMVLKPQTISQERREQLVRAFLLLTPEERLDKDFHELYTLDGTRITVFRGSSVKPGQDVIIFRRYIIPEYTFEEQARRGTIPWNSIPLFKEMVRLGYSTAVTGAMKSGKTSFLATLQSYEDQNLEGVMLETDPEISLHKLIPNAPVVQILAKDDKMKSVVKHLLRSDADYLIMAEARDGLALDTVLRIASKGTRRLKITFHQRNPLNFPYDVAAEIVLSLGGSMELIARRTADSFDYILHFAQMRDKGQKRLTGIYEISFDKAGDRIVIFPICRYDPMQDSWNWRYRISREKELAGKEEDWVSFQRFAETLQELAAKSPLKEDKPEKLEELFGGKENIDENGDKHLH
- a CDS encoding CpaB family protein; this translates as MRWKMMRPLLGITLIVLAILAMVWWERSGREQLVMESIMVAKENIKQGTVVREKDFLEIKNIPQSTIPGAITPQTFYKINGHVANQNILKLAQVVPSMFTRRDKVLLEDRSIFAVKDSWIDSRSSSLRKGDEIDIYDNKGQFFLGTFDVAYVKDADEQEVVGTEENFSQEILERDFSSSVIAHVEIITSLDTYRQMWELAEGQGMKFLLVQKGENVI
- a CDS encoding type II secretion system F family protein, producing the protein MKTVINISIEVMIYLIFLTGSLLVYQEDFVHWAAKVRTRHRLRERRRQLREVSLLERHLDCIARTTLHVKGSYLLMVMVLVFISVGLVASRNLSLHSAVVLGAIMAVTPYLILRIRFEGIRRRSSFEGEMLVSNFLNQYRIVNFNVYEALEKLLQESKNTKVSNPFVLKMLLELRNAGNQQDIRLAVRKFADVINTNWCRMFAYNIRLAAERGLNVSVAIEDILVQLRDARAIFEERKRLNSEAIRIVVYMIPLLYVFTVIISVKYIGMSLKEYIVNQLFTKEGILFFMVSGVMFLMNIAVMEIVSRQKFDY
- a CDS encoding ABC-F family ATP-binding cassette domain-containing protein, producing MSLLIVENVSHGFGGRTILESASFRLLKGEHVGLIGANGEGKSTFLNIIIGNIQPDEGKVEWSKNVTVGYLDQHSSLKAGMTIRDVLRDAFKHMFELEQKMLSLYDQMAEENADVETLMEDAGEIQQILDHSGFYIIDAKINEVASGLGLTSIGLEKDVAELSGGQRTKVLLTKLLLEDPSILLLDEPTNYLDFEHIEWLKRYLQEYENAFILISHDVEFLNSVVNVIYHVNNGELSRYTGDYNNFLHMHEIKQKQQERAYERQQAEIERMEDFIARNKARVATRGMANSRQKMLDRIDVIEKPREKPKPSFQFKEARTPSRYLVQAKDLIIGYQEPLTRPLNFEIERGMKLAITGTNGLGKTTLLKTILGKIKSLGGEVELGDYLAPGYFEQEAGRDSEITALDYIWERFPSYTNGEVRSALAKCGLTNEHITSQMRVLSGGENAKVRLCELMQKEANWLILDEPTNHLDVEAKDELKRALMAYKGSILLVCHEPLFYEDWVTNVWNVEDWTLKIV